CCAGGTCGATCGCATCAGGCGAGGTGCCGAGGATCGGGATGCCTTCGTCCGCCAAGGCCTGCGCGATCTTCAACGGCGTTTGCCCGCCGAACTGCACGATGACGCCGTGAAGGGTGCCGTTTTCAAGTTCCACGCGGAGGATTTCCATCACGTGCTCGAAGGTCAGCGGCTCGAAATACAACCGGTCCGAGGTGTCGTAGTCGGTCGACACGGTCTCTGGGTTGCAGTTGATCATGATCGTTTCGTAGCCCTGCTTGGTCAGCGCATAGCAGGCGTGGACGCAGCAATAGTCGAACTCGATCCCTTGGCCGATGCGGTTCGGGCCGCCCCCGAGGATAACGACCTTCTTGGCGTTGGAAGGCCGCGCTTCGCATTCGACGTCACCCATCATCGGATGTTCGTAGGTTGAATACATGTAAGGCGTTTGCGCCTCGAACTCGGCAGCGCAGGTGTCGATGCGTTTGAAGACCGCGTTGACGCCAAGGTTCTGGCGGGCCTTGCGCACGTCTTTCTCGGTCCGGCCGGTCAGCTTTGCGAGGCGGGCGTCGGAGAAGCCAAGCATCTTGAGATCGCGCAGCCCGTCTTCTTTCATCGGCAGGCCGTCTTTGCGGATGATCGCCTCGGCTTCGATGATCTCGCGAATCCGGGCTAGGAACCATGGGTCATAGGCGGTGATCTGGTTGATCTCGTCATTCGAGAATCCGTAGCGCATGGCGTGGGCGATGACGCGAATACGGTCCGGAGTTTGCTTGGCCAGTTCGCGGGTCAGGGCTTTGTCGATAGCTTCCTGCGCAGCGGCATCTTTGCCGACCAGAATGCGGGTGCCGTTCTGCTCTTTATACACCTGTGCATCAGGAGCAGGCATACCGGGCACCTTAGGTTCATCAAAGCCGGTCAGGCCTGTTTCCATGGAGGCGAGCGCTTTTTGCAGGCTTTCGTGGATGGTGCGACCGATGGCCATAACCTCGCCCACGGATTTCATCGCGGTGGTCAGATAAGGCTCGGAGCCGGGGAATTTTTCGAAGGCGAAACGCGGGATTTTGGTGACCACGTAGTCAATCGTCGGCTCGAAGCTGGCTGGCGTGACCTTGGTGATGTCATTGTCCAGCTCGTCCAGCGTGAAGCCGACGGCCAGTTTGGCGGCGATTTTGGCGATCGGGAAGCCCGTGGCCTTAGATGCCAAGGCCGAAGAGCGCGACACGCGGGGGTTCATCTCGATCACGACCATGCGCCCGTCTGCGGGGTTCACCGCCCATTGCACATTGGAGCCGCCAGTTTCGACGCCGATTTCACGCAGAACCGCAATCGAGGCGTTGCGCATGGCTTGGTATTCTTTGTCGGTCAGCGTCAGGGCAGGGGCCACGGTTATGCTGTCGCCGGTGTGCACGCCCATCGGGTCCACGTTTTCGATGGCGCAGACGATGATGGCGTTGTCGGCATGGTCGCGCACGACCTCCATCTCGTATTCTTTCCAACCGAGCAGGGATTCGTCGATCAAGATCTGGTTCACAGGCGACGCGTCGAGGCCGGTTTTGCAGAAATGCTCATAGTCATCGCGGTTATACGCCACGCCGCCGCCAGTGCCGCCCAAGGTGAAGGCGGGGCGGATGATGGCAGGCAGGCCGACATATTCGATGGCGTCCATGCATTCCTGCATGGTGTTGGCGATGGTGGCTTTGGGGTTCTCAAGGCCAAGGCGGTCCATGGCTTCGCGGAACAGCTTGCGGTCCTCGGCCATTTCAATGGCTTCGCGTTTTGCGCCGATCATCTCGACGTTGTACTTTTTCAGCACGCCCATTTCTTCAAGCGCAAGAGATGTGTTGAGGCCGGTTTGCCCGCCCATGGTAGGCAGAAGCGCGTCGGGGCGCTCTTTCTCGATGATCTTGGCGACAACCTCTGGCGTGATCGGCTCGATATAGGTCGCGTCGGCCATGTCGGGGTCGGTCATGATCGTGGCGGGGTTGGAGTTCACCAAGATGACGCGGTAGCCTTCTTCGCGCAGGGCTTTGCAAGCCTGAGCGCCGGAGTAGTCAAACTCGCAGGCCTGTCCGATGACGATGGGGCCTGCGCCGATGATCATGATGGATTTGATATCGGTTCTTTTCGGCATGTCACGGACCCCAGGTTTGCGCAAATTATCGTGGGTTTAAGGAGTCCACCAAGTGGGCGCAAGGGCATGTAGGGAAGGGATTTGAGATTCTTTTGCCCAACGCATTGGGGAAGGCAAATTGTTTAGATGCTGCTGATTGCAGTATTGTGAACTATGACATGAACCGAAATTTAATTTCATGATACAAAACCCAACAAGTACCAAAAGGAATGTACAGCAAAAAAAGTGTTCCGTAGCGGCTGCTATCCACTAGACTAGGAGCGGCAATCCAAAGCACGAGGCCGAGAAGCACAGTAAGTGCTACAATGTTCCGGTCCCGCGAATACATGCGCGACCTCTCTTTGTATATGAATGTTCGCCTAGTCATTTCTTTGGAACGAACCCGTCCGGAAAGGCCGAATGCGGCTCGGGCGCGCCATCCACATAGAGGTAATCGCGGGTGATCGGCACCGTGGTTTGGTGCTTGTGAAGCTGCACGTGATACAAGACGTGGGGCATGTCCGACAGGCTGAGCTCTGACGCGATCAGATAGTAGCGCCACATGCGGATGAAGCGTTCGTCGTATCCCATGGCGCGGACCTCGTCCAAACGGTCTTCGAAGCGGATCAACCATTCGTAAAGGGTGCGGTCGTAATGGGTCCGCCAGACCTCGATATCGGCGGCCTCCAGCTTGGACTTTTCAACCACGCTTACCACTTCGGACAATGAGGGCGTGTAGCCGCTGGGGAATATGTGCTTCTGGAACCAAGGGGACAGGTTACCCGGAGGGCCAGTGCGCCCGATGAAATGGATGAGAGCTACGCCATCTTCTTTGAGGTTCTTTTCGATCTGACGGAAATAGGTCGGGTATTGGGGCTCGCCCACATGTTCGAGCATGCCGACAGATACAATGCGGTCAAATTGCTCGGTCACGTCGCGGTAATCCTGAAGCCGGAACTCTACCAAATGTGAAACACCTGCCGTTTCGGCGCGGGCAATGGCAGCTTTGCGTTGTTCGTCGGAGAGCGTCACGCCCACAACCTGCGCGCCGTAGTCTTTTGCCAAAGTTATCGCCAACCCACCCCAGCCGGAGCCGATATCGAGGATTTTCATCCCCGGCTTGATCAGCAATTTGCCCGCGATATGCGCCTTTTTAGCGATCTGAGCGTCTTCCAAAGTCATGCTCGGATCTTTGAAATAGGCGCAGGTGTATTGCATGTCCTCGTCTAGAAAGAGGTTATAAAAATCGTTCGAAATGTCATAGTGATGCTCGGCGTTCTGCTGGGCCTTGGCATGTGGAATCCATTGGTCCCATTTGCGTTTGGCTATGCGCAGGTTGCGGGCAAGTGTTTGGGTCCATGGCAGATTTCCACTTTGGAAGTTGCGCACAACAAGGGTTAGAAATCCTCGGACGTCATCGTTTTCGATCGTCAGGGTTCCGTCCATATAGGCGTCACCCATGGCAAGCTCGGGGTTGCGTATCAGCTGGCTTGGAAGGCTGTCATCGCGAAGGTGTAAAGTCACATGAGGCTCTGCTCCATTGCCTGCATTTATCATTTCACCAGAGTTGAGGTGGACGGTAAGAGTTCCCTCTTTGATAAGTTGTTTGAGCAGAGTGCGAAGTAGCCTGTCCCACATATAGTGCTTTCCCGTTTGTTTCGTTTACCGAATGAAGCCGATAATTTAGCGGGCAAAGGGCCGGATTCCTGCCCGCTTGTCAATAAATACGCCTGCACAGGTTATTTGCGTCTGCTTTGCTTGACTTTGGAGGCGCAGACATGTGTATCGGGCCGATACTGATTTTCGCCAAAGAGGGCCAATTCTCATGCACGCTTATCGCAGCCATTCCTGTGCCGACCTGAACGCATCCAACGTGGGTGAAAATGTTCGCTTGTCCGGCTGGGTTCATCGTGTGCGCGACCACGGCGGCATCCTCTTTATCGACCTTCGTGACCATTACGGCATCACCCAAGTGCTGGCCGACCCTGACAGCCCTGTGTTCAAGGACGTGGAAAAGGTGCGCTCCGAATGGTGTATCCGGATCGACGGCAATGTGATGGCCCGTGCGCCCGAGCTGGTGAACCCGAAGCTGCCAACGGGCGAGGTTGAGGTTTTCATTCGCGACATCGAAGTTCTGGGCGCGTCTGACGAGCTGCCCTTGATGGTATTCGGAGATCAGGAATACCCTGAAGAGACCCGCCTGAAATACCGCTTCCTCGACCTGCGCCGCGAGAAGCTGCAGCGCAACATGATCCTGCGCTCTGACGTTGTATCCTCTATGCGCAAGCGCATGTGGGACATGAAGTTCAAGGAATTCCAGACGCCGATTATCACCGCGTCCAGCCCCGAAGGCGCACGCGACTTCCTTGTGCCGTCCCGCCTGCATCCGGGCAAGTTCTACGCGTTGCCGCAAGCCCCGCAGCAGTTCAAGCAGCTGTTGATGGTGTCGGGCTTCGACAAGTATTTCCAGATTGCTCCGTGTTTTCGTGACGAAGACCCGCGTGCGGACCGCTCGCCCACCGACTTCTACCAGCTTGACCTAGAGATGAGCTTTGTCGAGCAGCAGGACGTGTTCGACACGATCCAGCCGGTGATCCAAGGCGTGTTCGAAGAATTCGGCGGCGGTCGCAAGGTGGATAGCGAGTGGGAACAGATTTCCTACAAGGACGCAGCACTCTGGTACGGCACAGACAAGCCCGACCTGCGCAACCCGATCAAGATGCAAGTTGTGTCGGAGCATTTCAAAGGCTCCGGCTTTGCGATCTTCGCCAAGATTTTGGAGCAGGACGGAACTGAAATCCGCGCCATTCCCGCGCCCAAAGGTGGATCGCGCAAGTTCTGCGATCGGATGAATGCATTTGCGCAGAAGGAAGGATTGCCCGGCATGGGGTATATCTTCTGGCGTGACCAAGGCGAAGGCATGGAAGCCGCTGGCCCGCTGGCGAAAAACATCGGTCCAGAACGCACCGAAGCGATCCGCAAGCAGCTTGGTCTTGGCGTCGGCGATGCGGCGTTCTTCCTGGGCGGTAAGCCGTCCTCGTTCGAAGGTGTTGCCGGCCGTGCCCGCGTGGAAATCGGCAACGAATTGGGCCTGACGGATCAGGACCGCTTTGCCTTTGCGTGGATCGTGGACTTCCCGATGTATGAGGCGGACGAGGAGAGCGGCAAGATCGACTTCTCGCACAACCCTTTCTCTATGCCTCAGGGCGGAATGGATGCGCTGCAGGGCGATCCGCTGGATGTGCTGGGTTACCAGTATGACCTTGCCTGCAACGGCTACGAGCTGATTTCAGGCGCCATCCGGAACCACAAGCCGGAGATCATGTTCAAGGCGTTCGAGTTGGCCGGCTACGGCGAAGAGGAAGTGCGCAAGCGCTTCGGCGGTATGGTCAATGCGTTCAAATACGGCGCACCGCCCCACGGTGGCTGTGCGGCAGGTATCGACCGCATCGTGATGCTGCTGGCTGACGAGGCCAACATTCGCGAAGTGATCCTGTTCCCGATGAACCAGCGCGCCGAAGACCTGATGATGTCTGCGCCAAGCGAGCCAATGGCCGATCAGCTGATGGAGCTGGGTCTACGAGTCATTCCGCAAGACTAAAGCGATTTTCTGCCACGCGGGGCGGCGCTCAACGTTTTTTCAACGGATTTGCTTCAGGAATACAGTAGACTGAGGCAAACGAGTTGAGGAAAGAGCCGCCCCATGGCGTTCACCCCTGATATTGCGCAAATTCGCTTTGGCGAAGGGCTGTCGCCTGCCGTCGATCCGCCCTCATCCGTGGACGCCATTTTGCAGCAACTGCGCGGCCCCGACGTCGCCGCCGAGGCGTTCCCGATTCCGCTGTTCTCGTCACTGCATGGCGAGTTCGCAACGGTCACGGGGTTGCAGCGCGCGATGCGTAAGGGCCGCAACGGGCCGGACGCGGACGAGCTGACCAAAACCTACAAGCAGGCACGCCGCGCGCTGAATGTGCGTTTGGAAGCTATGTTGGCGCCCGTGCTGTCTCGCTCCATCACGACGTCGCAGCCGTTTCGCGAACGCATAACGCGGTTTTGGGCGGATCACTTCACTGTGGTCGGCAAAAGCAACCTGACCGTTAATGCTGTCCCGACCTATGTCGAGGAGGCCATTCGCCCTCATGTGGCAGGGCGCTTTGCCGACATGCTGAAAGCGGTGATGGTGAGCCCGATGATGCTGGAATACCTCGACCAGAATAGGTCCGTAGGGCCAAATTCGGCGGGCGCAAAGGGGCGGCGCGGGCTGAACGAGAACCTTGCCCGCGAGTTGCTGGAACTGCACACGCTTGGGGTGGAGGGGGCCTATAAACAGTCGGATGTTCGGCAGTTGGCCGAGCTTTTGACCGGGATGAGCACCGCTCTTGGGCAGGGGTTCCTGTTTCGCGGGAAAATTGCGGAGCCGGGTGCGGAAACGGTTCTTGGTCATAGCTATGGCGGGGGGCAAGCCTCTGTTGACGATGTGATGGCGTTTCTCGAGGACGTGGCGCACCACCCCGATACGGCCCGTCACCTCGCGCGTAAACTGGCAGTACATTTCACCTCGGACATCCCCGACGAGGGGCTGATTTCCCAGATGGCCGATGCCTACCTCGCTTCCAAGGGGGAGTTGATGGCGGTCTATGACGCGCTGCTTCGGCACCCTTTCGCCTGGGACAGCTTCGGGCAGAAGATAAAACAACCGATGGATTTCGTATGCTCTGCCCTACGGGTGTTGGAGGTGCCGCCTGCGTCATTGCAAAATCTTAACCGTGCCAAACGCATGGCTTACATCACGTCCCCCATGGCGGGGATGGGGCAGCAATGGCTTCGGCCAAGCGGGCCGGACGGATGGCCTGAAGAGGCCGAGGCTTGGGTCACCCCGCAGGGCTTGGCAGCGCGGATCCAATGGGCCATGGCAATGCCCTCTGCGTTCTTTCGGGGCCTGCCGGACCCGCGAGAGTTTGTCGGCGCGGCGCTTGGCTCTATCGCAGATGAGAAAGTCAACTTTGCAGCACGCGCTGCGGAAACACGGCGAGAGGGCGTAGGGCTTATCCTCGC
Above is a window of Litoreibacter janthinus DNA encoding:
- a CDS encoding SAM-dependent methyltransferase, coding for MWDRLLRTLLKQLIKEGTLTVHLNSGEMINAGNGAEPHVTLHLRDDSLPSQLIRNPELAMGDAYMDGTLTIENDDVRGFLTLVVRNFQSGNLPWTQTLARNLRIAKRKWDQWIPHAKAQQNAEHHYDISNDFYNLFLDEDMQYTCAYFKDPSMTLEDAQIAKKAHIAGKLLIKPGMKILDIGSGWGGLAITLAKDYGAQVVGVTLSDEQRKAAIARAETAGVSHLVEFRLQDYRDVTEQFDRIVSVGMLEHVGEPQYPTYFRQIEKNLKEDGVALIHFIGRTGPPGNLSPWFQKHIFPSGYTPSLSEVVSVVEKSKLEAADIEVWRTHYDRTLYEWLIRFEDRLDEVRAMGYDERFIRMWRYYLIASELSLSDMPHVLYHVQLHKHQTTVPITRDYLYVDGAPEPHSAFPDGFVPKK
- a CDS encoding DUF1800 domain-containing protein, yielding MAFTPDIAQIRFGEGLSPAVDPPSSVDAILQQLRGPDVAAEAFPIPLFSSLHGEFATVTGLQRAMRKGRNGPDADELTKTYKQARRALNVRLEAMLAPVLSRSITTSQPFRERITRFWADHFTVVGKSNLTVNAVPTYVEEAIRPHVAGRFADMLKAVMVSPMMLEYLDQNRSVGPNSAGAKGRRGLNENLARELLELHTLGVEGAYKQSDVRQLAELLTGMSTALGQGFLFRGKIAEPGAETVLGHSYGGGQASVDDVMAFLEDVAHHPDTARHLARKLAVHFTSDIPDEGLISQMADAYLASKGELMAVYDALLRHPFAWDSFGQKIKQPMDFVCSALRVLEVPPASLQNLNRAKRMAYITSPMAGMGQQWLRPSGPDGWPEEAEAWVTPQGLAARIQWAMAMPSAFFRGLPDPREFVGAALGSIADEKVNFAARAAETRREGVGLILASPAFQRR
- the aspS gene encoding aspartate--tRNA ligase, with amino-acid sequence MHAYRSHSCADLNASNVGENVRLSGWVHRVRDHGGILFIDLRDHYGITQVLADPDSPVFKDVEKVRSEWCIRIDGNVMARAPELVNPKLPTGEVEVFIRDIEVLGASDELPLMVFGDQEYPEETRLKYRFLDLRREKLQRNMILRSDVVSSMRKRMWDMKFKEFQTPIITASSPEGARDFLVPSRLHPGKFYALPQAPQQFKQLLMVSGFDKYFQIAPCFRDEDPRADRSPTDFYQLDLEMSFVEQQDVFDTIQPVIQGVFEEFGGGRKVDSEWEQISYKDAALWYGTDKPDLRNPIKMQVVSEHFKGSGFAIFAKILEQDGTEIRAIPAPKGGSRKFCDRMNAFAQKEGLPGMGYIFWRDQGEGMEAAGPLAKNIGPERTEAIRKQLGLGVGDAAFFLGGKPSSFEGVAGRARVEIGNELGLTDQDRFAFAWIVDFPMYEADEESGKIDFSHNPFSMPQGGMDALQGDPLDVLGYQYDLACNGYELISGAIRNHKPEIMFKAFELAGYGEEEVRKRFGGMVNAFKYGAPPHGGCAAGIDRIVMLLADEANIREVILFPMNQRAEDLMMSAPSEPMADQLMELGLRVIPQD
- the carB gene encoding carbamoyl-phosphate synthase large subunit; the protein is MPKRTDIKSIMIIGAGPIVIGQACEFDYSGAQACKALREEGYRVILVNSNPATIMTDPDMADATYIEPITPEVVAKIIEKERPDALLPTMGGQTGLNTSLALEEMGVLKKYNVEMIGAKREAIEMAEDRKLFREAMDRLGLENPKATIANTMQECMDAIEYVGLPAIIRPAFTLGGTGGGVAYNRDDYEHFCKTGLDASPVNQILIDESLLGWKEYEMEVVRDHADNAIIVCAIENVDPMGVHTGDSITVAPALTLTDKEYQAMRNASIAVLREIGVETGGSNVQWAVNPADGRMVVIEMNPRVSRSSALASKATGFPIAKIAAKLAVGFTLDELDNDITKVTPASFEPTIDYVVTKIPRFAFEKFPGSEPYLTTAMKSVGEVMAIGRTIHESLQKALASMETGLTGFDEPKVPGMPAPDAQVYKEQNGTRILVGKDAAAQEAIDKALTRELAKQTPDRIRVIAHAMRYGFSNDEINQITAYDPWFLARIREIIEAEAIIRKDGLPMKEDGLRDLKMLGFSDARLAKLTGRTEKDVRKARQNLGVNAVFKRIDTCAAEFEAQTPYMYSTYEHPMMGDVECEARPSNAKKVVILGGGPNRIGQGIEFDYCCVHACYALTKQGYETIMINCNPETVSTDYDTSDRLYFEPLTFEHVMEILRVELENGTLHGVIVQFGGQTPLKIAQALADEGIPILGTSPDAIDLAEDRERFQQLVQKLGLKQPHNGLAHSDEEAFEKAKEIGFPLVIRPSYVLGGRAMEIVRDQAQLERYISEAVVVSGDSPVLLDSYLSGAVEVDVDALCDGTSVHVAGIMQHIEEAGVHSGDSACSLPPYSLSKEIIAELRVQTEALALALNVVGLMNVQFAIKDNTIYLIEVNPRASRTVPFVAKAIGSPIASIAAQVMAGAKLGEFDLIDPIIDTYAVKEAVLPFARFPGVDTILGPEMRSTGEVMGSDKNFHMAFLKAQMGAGTELPLDGKGKVFISIRNEDKTADMLEAGRVLAGLGHALVATRGTAAWLNEQGIACETVNKVYEGRPNIVDQMKDGMISLVLNTTEGSQAVEDSRDIRSIALYDKIPYFTTAAAAHACALAMKARVEGEIGVQALQG